In the genome of Methanococcoides burtonii DSM 6242, the window AGCATCCATCCCATCATCAGCAATGGTAAGACCCTCTTTTTCAGCTACATGGAGACATCTTTCACCAACTGAATCATCTGCAAGGTGGCGGAACCTGTAAACTGCACATCTTGACTGAATTGGTTCAATTATCTTTGAAGAATAATTACAGGAAAGAATGAAACGACAATTACTGGTATATTTTTCCATTGTACGGCGCAAAGCAGACTGTGCATCAGAGGTCAGTGCATCAGCTTCATCAAGGAAGATTATCTTGAAATTAGCACCACCAATAGGAGAGGTCTTAGCAAAATTCTTGATCTTGGTCCTGACCACATCAATACCACGCTCATCCGATGCATTAAGCTCTGTAAAGTTCTCACGCCAGTCATCTTTAAAAAGTTGTCTTGCAATTGAGACTGCAGTAGCAGTCTTGCCTACTCCCGGGGGACCTGAGAACAATAAGTGAGGAAGATTTCCAGACCTTACATATGAAATTAGCCTTTCAATTGTCTCTTTTTGACCTACGACATCTTCAAGCTTAAAAGGCCTGTATTTTTCGATCCATATCTCTTCTTTTATTTAAAACCCTCCAATCAATTGCAAATTGCTATAACGGTGCAGAAATGATAAGGTTGATAATACTTTTTAATCTTTCGTGAGAAATATCCCAAATCATTTAAAAAAACAAAGATCATGTGCAAAAAGCACATGAAAATTACAACTGAGACCGGAAAGATCCAGACTCACTGGTAAACATAGTTGTATGCGATCCTTCCAATGACAGGTATTTTGAGCCTTGAACCTCTCCATGCCATGAACATGAACAATGCCCAAAGGAAAAGGGAAAAGAAACCTGCAAAATCTGCAAGTAACCAGCCAACGTATGGAACCCATGCAATAAGGAAGACGATTGCAGTAAGGACCATGAAGACCATTGCTGACTGAATTGCATGGAAACGAACGAACTTATTTTCCTTTTCAACGAAAAGGAACAAAACCCCGGTCATCCAGAATCCAAGATAACACAATACTGCCACAATGTTCTCGTTGAGTCCTATAGAAGTCTTATATGTCATTCATCTCACTCCTTATCTCATTTCAATACAGTTCTGCGGACATTTCTCAACACATATCCCACAAGCAGTACATTTATCCTGATCGACCTCTGCAAGGAAATTCGTGACCTTGATGGCGTCTTCCGGACAGTTCTTCTCACATATCTTACAGCCAATACATCCGACTTCACAGACAGCCTTTACGGCCTTTCCTTTATCATGTGAATTGCACTGGACATGAACTTGCTCAGAGTCCTTTGCAAACATCAGTATATCGTTTGGACACGCTGCGAGACAAAGACCACAACTTGTACAGAGATTCTTGTTCACAGATGGAAGGCGGTTCTCGTTAATGGAAATCGCACCGAATGGACATGCACGGACACAGGTACCACGACCCATGCAGCCGTAATTACAACCCTTTTCACCATCTGAAAGCATGATGACAGCAGTACAATCTTCAATACCGACATAATCGAATCTGTCGACACAGCGGATACCACCACCACATCTGACATATGGATATTCCTTTTCGGATTCTGAAACTTCCTGACCAATGATAGCACCGATCTCTTTAGCAGTATCAAAACCTCCAACAGGACAGCCATCAAGAGGTGCATCTTCAGCAACTACCTTCTCCGCAAAGTCCGCACATCCCGCATAACCACAAGCACCGCAATTTGCACCTGGCAGGATCTCAACAACCTCTTCAACAAGAGGATTTGTCTCGACCTTGAACATCCTTGATGCCGCGATCAGCATGATACCTATAACAAGACCAAGACCACCAAGGGTAGCCATTGCCTGAATGATCAATGTAATCAGACTCATAAGGGGATCACTCCAAAGTAGTTAACAAACGCCATAGACAGCATTGTCGCAATAAGGAACGCATGAGGTAAACCACGCATTGATGACGGAACGTTCACAAGGGTCGTTCTTTCCCTGATGCCGGACATCATCAACATTACCAGTGCATAACCAATACCTGCTGAAACACCGAAAACGACACTCTGTATGAAAGAATATTCATTCAGAACATTGAGCAATACTACACCGAGAACTGCACAATTTGTCGTAATGAGAGGCAGGTAGATACCAAGTGAACGATAGAGTGATGGCACATTCTTCCTTACAACGAACTCTACAAGCTGCACAAGTGCTGCAATTACCACAATGAAGCTAATAAGATCAAGGAACTCTAGCTTTAGTGGAACAAGTACAAAGTTATAGATGAGGAAGGACACGGTAGCTGCCAGTGTCATTACGAAAATGACAGCTCCGGACATTCCCGCAGCACTCTTTGTATCCTTGGTTACACCTACAAAGGAACACAGACCAAGGAACTGGATGATGAGGAAGTTCTTGATGAACACACCATCCATGAATATCTGGAAAAGACTTACATCAGCAGCCATATTAGCCACCCCTTGCAAGCTTCTTTGCTCTTCTGTGATTTACTATTGCCATGAGAATACCGATTGTCAAAAATGCTCCCGGTGACAGGATCATAAAGGTTATCGGATTGATAGGAATGCTTACAAGCTGAGTTCCAAAGATCGCGATCCCACCGGTTCCGAGAAGCTCCCTGATTCCACCGATAAGTACCAGCACAAGAAGGAAACCTGCTGAACTTCCTAAAGCATCGATCAATGAATAGAACATATTGTTCTTATTAGCATAAGCTTCCGCACGACCAATGATAATACAGTTCACGACGATCAGGGGAATGAACACACCTAATGCCGCATACATCGGCGGGAAATACGCTTCCATGACCATCTTCACAATGGAAACGAATGTTGCTATTATCAAAATGAATATCGGCAATCTTACAGAAGCAGGAATTTGCTTTCTCAGACCTGAGACCATAAGGTTGGAACAGATCAGAACAAATGCTGTCCCTGCGGACATACCGATCGCATTGTCAATGGATGTGGTAACTGCCAGTGTAGGACAGAGACCCAATACCAGACCAAATATAGGATTATCTTTTGTAATTCCACGAATAAATTCACTTAAGGGATCCATATCTACATCTCCGTTTAGGCCTCTGCCACTTTAATGTCTCCAACCTGTTCATTCAGGGCATCTATTACTGCCTGCGAGGATATCGTAGCACCTGTGATAGAGTCAATAGCCCCACCTGACTTTGAAAGGCTGAGATCTGCAACTTTCACATTGGTGAACTGGCTCTTGAAGGGATCATCAGCGATCTTAGAACCAAGTCCAGGAGTCTCAGTGTGAGCCATGATGCCTATACCGGTAATTGCATTGAACGAGGAATCAACACCGCCTGCCACTTCAATAAGTCCCTGAGCACCTACTTGTTTTCTGAAGAAAGCATAACCTACGAGATTACCGGAACTATCCTTTGCACGATAATAGAGGATCTCTTTGTCACCCTCGTCATTTATGACAGTGTCACCATATACTGCCTCGAACTCTGCTGCAGAGGGCATAATCTCTGCAAGAGTAGAAGTCCTTGCTTCTGCATAGTTCTTCTTCAATTGTTCATTCGTAGGCACAAAGGCAACAGCCAGAAGGGCTGAAGCAATGACCGAGATCAATACCAATTTACCTATAATTATTACAATATCTTTGTTGGAATCAGTCATCTAAGAACACCTCCAGACGGTCTTTGAAAGGTATCTTTGAAACAATGCTCCTGTACTTACATTGTAAGAATGTCTCGGTACCATATGATGCCGGAAGGGTATTGTTATCGATCAGTGAAGCAACACAGTTTGCAAGGAACAGACCATAGAAAGTCCCATCTACGTAATTTGCAAAGTGTCCATATACAACTACAAGAACCCCACAAACAATACCATAAATCACACGACCGTTCTTTGTCGTGGGTGAAGTTGAAGTATCGGTCGCTATGAAAAGAACACCAAACACTACAACCCCAAGAACAACATAGGACAGACTATCACCCAGTAAAAATGCCAGCAGTACCGTTGTCACAAAGAAAGTCACAGGAATTCTCCATTCGATGTACCTGCGGAATATAAGGACTGCACCTGCAAGTAAAATGAAAAAAGGCGACACTCCAGCCATTACCCCTGCTCCGTTCTCAAGAACCAGTTCAAATAAGGCACTTGTCTGAGGATAGGATGCAGGAGCCATTATAGAACCCCATGCCAACGACAGGAAAAGCCATGCAGCGAGGACTGGATTGAAAACGTAGGAACCAATGCCTCCGAAAGCATGCTTTCCAATACCAACAGCAAAAACAGTTCCTATCATAGGGATCCAGAGGGGAACTTCTGGTGGAATAATCATAGCTACCATCAGACCGATCAACACTGCATGTCCGTCGGCGATAGTTATCTTCTGGCCAAATGCTTTCTGTATAGTTGCTTCGGTCGCTATCGCTGCAAAGATACTTGCAGCCACCAGCCCTATGGCAGGAAGACCGAACAAATATACGGACAAAAGGACTACAGGCATAAGAGCAAGGACCTTTGCCCACATTATCTTCTTAAAAGTGATATTCTCTTTCTTATGAGGTGGAGCTGAAATCGTAAAGGTCATATTAGTTACCTCCGCTACAGCCGCAGCCTAATTTCAGATTCGCAGGAGATTCCTTTGAAGAAAGGTCTTCATATGCATTCTCAATGGAATTCTTTGCATATCTGATAAGCTGTAACAAATGTATCTTGGAAGGACAGACAGCTGAGCATCTACCACATTCCACACAATTCAAAATATTCATCTGGCGACACTCATCGAAACGACCCTGGTCTGCAAAAGCAGTTATCCTGCTTGGAATAAGGTCCACAGGACAGACATCCACACATCTTGCACAGTGAGTACAGTCAATTGACACGTCCCTTATGACCTCATCTGCGGACAAAACCGTAATAGAAGTTGTCATCTTGGTAACCGGGACATCATCGGTGTACTGTGCCACACCTGTGACAGCACCATTTGCAATGAGTTTGCCCGTATCACCCATGTAACCACCACATGCATCGATAACATCCTTGAAAGGAGTACCGATCTTAACCAGGATCTTCTTTGGGCTATTGACCTTGCCGGAAACGGAAACTACTGTTTCTATGTACGGTCTGCCTTCGTGCACTGCATCATACAATGCCTTTGCAGACTTTACACCACAGATAGCAACACCTACATCAGTAGGATCACAACAGAAAGAAACTCTCCTTCCGGTCAGATTATAGGTCAAAAGGTCAAGGATCTTCTGACCATAAATGCGTTCCTGGGAAACCACTATGATATCTGAGCCCATATCCTTGAAGTAATAGCTGAGTTTTCGCTTACCCATCAAAGGAGCAACTGTCAACAACTTACCATCGACTCTCAGATGGTCAAAAGCATTAATTGACTCAAGGTCATCATTTCTTAGCACAACAGCACCTTTTGAAGCCCCTGCGGCCTTCATCAGCAACTTCAAAGCATCGATCATCTGGGAGGCATACTGTGCAGATGTATCATAATGCCCGCCAATCCATTCCGAAGAAGTTGCGTTTATCAGAACTGTATCGATCTGCTTCCCTTCCGGCCTCAGGACCTTATGCGTAGGAGTACCATAGTGTTCTACGATACCAGCATCCTTGATCACATCAACGAGTTTAGATGCAGAAACATCCTTTACCGGTGTAAAATCAACACATTCGACATCTTCGGTCGGCTTTATGATAACACTGTTCACTTTTGTTCCATTCGGATTAGCAGCCTTTTCGATAGATATAACCTCTCCGCAAACACTTGAATGGACGGCAGCCGAATCATAACATTCGCACTCCCCGATCTTTTGTCCCATTGACACCATATCCCCTTTGTTCACAAGGGGTGTACAAAGACACCCATCGTGCTGTTTCAGGGGAATTATGATCTTTTCAGGGATCTTTTCCATAACATATACATTTGTCACGACAATCAACTCCTTAGAAAGCAGGCTCCCTTTCAACTTCAGGAGGCTTTGCTCCAGGAATGGTCACGCCAATATCCTTTAATGTGAAATCAGTTGGCGGGTCGGTCTCTGCAGGATCCGAAATGAACCCAATGGACTCCCAATCGATAGCATTCGCAGTTGAACCATGACAATCCGCACAAGCAAGAGGACCTGCCAGACCTACTTCCGAACTTGCGATATTATGGCTCAGCTTGTAGTAAAGCTCAACTGTTCTAAGAACCGCATTCGGATAATCTGCATTACCATCGATATCACCATCAAAGCTTCTCATCTCATCAGCAGTTACAACACCATCATCATTGGAATCTGCAGCCTTAACATCTGACACAGGTATCGCATCACCGATCTCATTGCTGGTATCCGGTGAACTGACGATCTCACTGTTAATGCCGGCATCCCACCAGATACCCGTCACAACATTGAACGGTTCAAGAAGAACACCATCTTCGCCCCTACCGTCAGTGGCAGGCAACTCATGTCCTTCAATTCCATTGGACCATGCAAGAACCGGTTCGAAACTATCATCCTTATAGGAATCTACCCTTTCCCCATTCGACCAGTCAAATGAAGCAAGTGGGATCACACCACCAAGATCTCCGCCTGGAAGGGCCGGAATATGACAGGACTCGCATGCCACGGTCTCGTGTGCATCGACTATAGGCCCATGTGATATACCTTTATGACAACCAGGATCATCACAGCTCTTCGTTTCTGCCTCAACCTCATGAATATTTTCAAGGTCCTGCTTAACGAACATACTGGACTGGGATATCTCGTGACATTCCACACAATTGACATCTGCATGTGCATCGAACTTATGGTAATCCTCTGATGCCCATGTAACAGCAGTGGT includes:
- a CDS encoding replication factor C small subunit; protein product: MKEEIWIEKYRPFKLEDVVGQKETIERLISYVRSGNLPHLLFSGPPGVGKTATAVSIARQLFKDDWRENFTELNASDERGIDVVRTKIKNFAKTSPIGGANFKIIFLDEADALTSDAQSALRRTMEKYTSNCRFILSCNYSSKIIEPIQSRCAVYRFRHLADDSVGERCLHVAEKEGLTIADDGMDALKYVAQGDMRKAINALQAAALFDTTIHKDAIYRITATAHPEEIAELLKTALSGNFISARKKLDSLMLEKGLSGEDVVGQIYRAIFDMDVSGKKLVALMDMIGEVDFRLTEGANERIQLDALLAHFALAEEQ
- a CDS encoding DUF4870 domain-containing protein — translated: MTYKTSIGLNENIVAVLCYLGFWMTGVLFLFVEKENKFVRFHAIQSAMVFMVLTAIVFLIAWVPYVGWLLADFAGFFSLFLWALFMFMAWRGSRLKIPVIGRIAYNYVYQ
- a CDS encoding Fe-S cluster domain-containing protein — its product is MSLITLIIQAMATLGGLGLVIGIMLIAASRMFKVETNPLVEEVVEILPGANCGACGYAGCADFAEKVVAEDAPLDGCPVGGFDTAKEIGAIIGQEVSESEKEYPYVRCGGGIRCVDRFDYVGIEDCTAVIMLSDGEKGCNYGCMGRGTCVRACPFGAISINENRLPSVNKNLCTSCGLCLAACPNDILMFAKDSEQVHVQCNSHDKGKAVKAVCEVGCIGCKICEKNCPEDAIKVTNFLAEVDQDKCTACGICVEKCPQNCIEMR
- the rnfA gene encoding Rnf electron transport complex subunit RnfA is translated as MAADVSLFQIFMDGVFIKNFLIIQFLGLCSFVGVTKDTKSAAGMSGAVIFVMTLAATVSFLIYNFVLVPLKLEFLDLISFIVVIAALVQLVEFVVRKNVPSLYRSLGIYLPLITTNCAVLGVVLLNVLNEYSFIQSVVFGVSAGIGYALVMLMMSGIRERTTLVNVPSSMRGLPHAFLIATMLSMAFVNYFGVIPL
- the rnfE gene encoding Rnf electron transport complex subunit RnfE, translated to MDPLSEFIRGITKDNPIFGLVLGLCPTLAVTTSIDNAIGMSAGTAFVLICSNLMVSGLRKQIPASVRLPIFILIIATFVSIVKMVMEAYFPPMYAALGVFIPLIVVNCIIIGRAEAYANKNNMFYSLIDALGSSAGFLLVLVLIGGIRELLGTGGIAIFGTQLVSIPINPITFMILSPGAFLTIGILMAIVNHRRAKKLARGG
- the rnfG gene encoding Rnf electron transport complex subunit RnfG, whose amino-acid sequence is MTDSNKDIVIIIGKLVLISVIASALLAVAFVPTNEQLKKNYAEARTSTLAEIMPSAAEFEAVYGDTVINDEGDKEILYYRAKDSSGNLVGYAFFRKQVGAQGLIEVAGGVDSSFNAITGIGIMAHTETPGLGSKIADDPFKSQFTNVKVADLSLSKSGGAIDSITGATISSQAVIDALNEQVGDIKVAEA
- the rnfD gene encoding Rnf electron transport complex subunit RnfD; protein product: MTFTISAPPHKKENITFKKIMWAKVLALMPVVLLSVYLFGLPAIGLVAASIFAAIATEATIQKAFGQKITIADGHAVLIGLMVAMIIPPEVPLWIPMIGTVFAVGIGKHAFGGIGSYVFNPVLAAWLFLSLAWGSIMAPASYPQTSALFELVLENGAGVMAGVSPFFILLAGAVLIFRRYIEWRIPVTFFVTTVLLAFLLGDSLSYVVLGVVVFGVLFIATDTSTSPTTKNGRVIYGIVCGVLVVVYGHFANYVDGTFYGLFLANCVASLIDNNTLPASYGTETFLQCKYRSIVSKIPFKDRLEVFLDD
- the rnfC gene encoding Rnf electron transport complex subunit RnfC, which produces MTNVYVMEKIPEKIIIPLKQHDGCLCTPLVNKGDMVSMGQKIGECECYDSAAVHSSVCGEVISIEKAANPNGTKVNSVIIKPTEDVECVDFTPVKDVSASKLVDVIKDAGIVEHYGTPTHKVLRPEGKQIDTVLINATSSEWIGGHYDTSAQYASQMIDALKLLMKAAGASKGAVVLRNDDLESINAFDHLRVDGKLLTVAPLMGKRKLSYYFKDMGSDIIVVSQERIYGQKILDLLTYNLTGRRVSFCCDPTDVGVAICGVKSAKALYDAVHEGRPYIETVVSVSGKVNSPKKILVKIGTPFKDVIDACGGYMGDTGKLIANGAVTGVAQYTDDVPVTKMTTSITVLSADEVIRDVSIDCTHCARCVDVCPVDLIPSRITAFADQGRFDECRQMNILNCVECGRCSAVCPSKIHLLQLIRYAKNSIENAYEDLSSKESPANLKLGCGCSGGN
- the mmcA gene encoding methanogenesis multiheme c-type cytochrome, with product MARLEIILLGAAIFIFAFAGVFAGMGYSGNEAIATHYMTEGEWSDASCGGCHFTAPDHVATNTHIQRDIGEWDPLTNFDIEVEGEDEWVKNFGAYHPGGGELEAYGVDVDCMICHEQYGEYGFDARAELFAAGDFENANAAAMEAANIKVQQDTIRKITYVGNAVTPLPLLLLFHDSVNGAPVKESCSDNCHVTNVETTAVTWASEDYHKFDAHADVNCVECHEISQSSMFVKQDLENIHEVEAETKSCDDPGCHKGISHGPIVDAHETVACESCHIPALPGGDLGGVIPLASFDWSNGERVDSYKDDSFEPVLAWSNGIEGHELPATDGRGEDGVLLEPFNVVTGIWWDAGINSEIVSSPDTSNEIGDAIPVSDVKAADSNDDGVVTADEMRSFDGDIDGNADYPNAVLRTVELYYKLSHNIASSEVGLAGPLACADCHGSTANAIDWESIGFISDPAETDPPTDFTLKDIGVTIPGAKPPEVEREPAF